In the genome of Synergistaceae bacterium, the window CACGGACGTCTTCCCTTGCCTTTTTTCCCGAATATATGCTCTATTTCCTGGTCGAGGCGCGATCGGTCAACGGGAGCGAATCTGGCGTGATGGAGCGTCAAACTGCCTTCGACGCTGAAGATCAAGCCCTTGTTGTTCATGGAATGCTTTTCCAGTTCTTTAAGAGTCTCTATGGCCGGTGCAACAGAGTTGCGAAGGACAAGGACGCAAGCGCCCGCTTCCGCGGCCTGTATTGCCGCAGAAGCGACCTTTTCCGGGAGGGTAAGGATTGGAAGTAGTTCAATTTCGACCTTTTTCTCCCTTCCGGCGGACGCAGGGACGGCGGGACCAGATACAGTCGAAGAGATCAAAGGGTATGGAGTCGTGATGCAATCCTCTTCCTCAGGAATCGGAAAACGACCGATCGCCTTTTTGGTTCTGAAGATATGGAGAAAGCGCTCTCGTGCAACGCCTCCCAGAGTAGCGGACATCATCAGGACGTGTCCTCCGCAGATGGCGAAAAGTTCTACAAGAGACTCGATGATTCTGGCCATAAAATGGTCGCTGGCGTGCACTTCGTCTATCACAAGAAGAGAACGAGCCAAGGCCGCGGCCCTAAGGTGGGAATGGGGCGCCTTCAAAACAGAGAGCAAAGCCTGATCTATAGTCCCGACAGCGCACGGAGCGCACATGTAGCGCTTAGGGTGCTCGGCAGCCCAGTTTCGCCTGGCGTCGCAGTCGTCAGGCCACAAAACTGAAAAACCGGGCAATCGCATCCCTTCTCTATCATCCACAACCAGATAGCCAGGAACCGCCAAGACTGTCGGCATTTCACCCTCTCCGAAGACAGTTTCCATGTTGCGGGCGACTCTTTTCTGGAGTTGCGTTGCGGCAAATCGGAGAGGGTTGGCAAAATACAGAGAATCGACCATCCCGGCCTCAAAAAGGCGCAGGAAGTGACGAAGGGCGCACTCCGTCTTTCCGCTGCCCGTTTCTGCTTCCAGAATGACAAGAGAGCCTCCGGAATCAAGTTTTAGATTTTCGATTACTGCCTGAGCGGGGAGAGGTTCATATTGGAATTGTTCATAAAACGTTTGTGGAAACACGGCTTGCGAGCGCTGCCTTTCAACGTTTAGTCTCATTATGCGAAGCGATTTGGCGGCGCGCTCACGGGCCTTGTCGAAATAGCTCTCCAGAGATTCATCAGGATCGGTGTAGGGGAAAAACTGCTCGTCAGAACCTATCCAGTCCGCCATTATAAGAAGCCCCGTAAACAGATGTTGAACTGGTTCCATCTCCGGTAAAGCAGGGGCTGATTTGATAAATGCATCTGGGAGCCAAATTTCAAAATGATCAGCCAGCGATTTAAGACCGTCGAGTGGTGAAAGACCGGACGGGAGTTTTTCTTTCCACAGTTTAACTCGTTGGGCCGCAATGACATCGCTTCCGCACGCTTCATCTATGGTACTGGGGAAAGAGCCGTGATGACCGAATGTGCATGTAAGGAAATCTGAGGCGCTTTCTCCCCATTCAGACAGCCACGGGAATATTTCGAGGAAGTTTTTTCTGAAGCCCTCATCGCATAGGGCTCCCATCGGCATAATATGACCGTGGGTGCGGGAGCCGCCGCGGTTTTTCGCCTGAAAACCAGCGGTGGTTTTACCCACATCATGAAGGCCCGCAAAGACTGAAAAACGTGCCGAAGTTGTATTGTCAAGCTCCACGCCACATATCGCTTTAAAAATTCTCCGATAGACTGGAAGTCCCAGCAACGCCTCCACCACTGCGGAAACATCGGCTGAATGTGCAAGCAAGGGGTGAGTTCTGGAAGGATCATTCCTATCGCTTTTTCCCCAAAAGCCCCTTACAGAGTCTGGAAACTCCATCCGAGCTCCCCCCTTAAGGGTTGATTTTACAACCTTCGAAAGTCCGGCCAACAACTGTACCTTCTTAACAGTTCTCCCGACGGAGAAGGCGTCGGCCACGGTTTCTCGCCCAAGCCGTAGCTCGGGTCGTACTTTCAGCGGGTACGGCTGACCTTTTTCGTTAAGGCACTCCTCAAGAACCCAAGTCTTGACAACCTTTCCGAGTAAGAGCACGTGAGAGCCGAGCTCGGCGGAGTGAATGACCTCGCACTCGAACGAGATGGGAAACTACTCCACCATAGGGGCGTCCACTACTTCCCTGCGTTTTGGGACAAGGCCTGCGGCGGCGAACTTATCCCCACCGCGGCCCGAGAATGTTCCAAAGAAATCCGCCTGTACGGCCTGCGCCTTCGTCTTACACTCCCACGAGGAAGATGGGGGCCGGATACACGGGAAGGAGTTTTGCAACGGCTATTATCATTACGGCCATCTCCTTTTTGGATCAAGCGTCCCACTTGTTATTGGCAATATTGTAACACACATATGTCAAGTCCATTTTAGTGTGTAAATTGGTCCTCCGATATTTTTCAAGCTGCAGCTCTTGCACCTGATTTTTGTACCAACTGCACACTCTAGTATTCCTGCATGTCAAAATATTTTATAAGTACCGATATTATGTCCTCAAAACCTTCTTCAAGGATCTTCGCGGTGCCAGGGGCGAGAGAATATGGCGTCAACTACGTGGATACGCTGTTGATTACCATCTCGATTATGGCCAGCATAAGGGCTTGTTCGCTTCGCTGGTACCGCTCGAACATGAAAGTGCTGAAATCTCCTCACCTATGTCTGGATACCCCAAAAGTGACAGGCCGCGCAAAAGTTCCGTTTCTATTGTAATTTTGATCTGAGCCATGAGTTCGACGCCTCCCCAGTTTGATGTTGTATCCCAGCTACATCATAACCGAGGCTAGAGCGAGTGGCTCCTGCTCGAATTTTCAACGGTATAGGGACTCAATCGTATTTTATCGTGTATGAGGGCTGTTCTCATCCGCTTCGGACCATTTTGCGGGACATGCTATACGCTGGCTGCGAGTTCAAGCACACCCTCCTTTTCGCCCACTACTATCCTTGACCCCTCGGCGGCCTCGCCGGAGATGATCATCCTGGCGACGGGAGTCTCGATCCGCCTGACCATGAAGCGCTTGAGCGGCCTCGCGCCGTAGCGGCTTGAAGTGGACGACGTCGTCCACCCTGTTGAGGAACTCCGGCCGGAAGGTGCGGCGCATCTCGTCCGTCACGCGGGTCCTCCCTCAATTCTCGGTCATTTTATAACGAGGCTTGCAGATCGATCCCGAACGCCGCAAGTATTTCCCTCTGGGCCTTCGTCGCCTCTACCAGGCGGGTCTTGTACTTCCCCGCATAGTGGACGGTCGTCAGCGACTCCAGTTCAAGCAGCAGGGACTGCGGCGTGAATCTGCCCGACGGCAGATTCTCCTGAAGGGTCTTTCGTATCCTGCTCATCAGGATCAGCAAGGAGGACGATCAATGCAATTTGTACGGCACCCTCCGTGCGCTTGATTTTGTGGTTTTTCCTGATCTCCCCGCCGGAGACGGAAATCCTCCCCATCGTCTGCACTTATTGTTGACTTTTGCCAAGGTATTTACGGTCGATTAAATCACAGGAACGCTTCGTCGGGATCAGATGGTCCTCGTAAACCTGCTTGTATATCCTAGGGATTTTTTTCAACCGGAAATTCATGTCGTCAAGGTCAAAGGAATTAATATCAAGATCTTTTATGCCAAGCCAGGAGCTGTATTGCTTGTAGTCCGCGCCTTTTTTCTTTCCGAATGCCCTTGCTAATTTTGCGAGGCCGCCAGGACCTCCGCAGTCCTCGACAATCCCATGGCCAGCGCCGTTCAGTATGCGGGGAAGTTCTCTGGTCGGCAAATCCTTGTCTTTCAAAATTTTCTCCAGGGTCAACATTACCCACCAGTCATCCCCAAAATCATAGTTGAAGTTAAGCCTGCTGCCGACCTCAAGCCCGAGCTGACGAAGATTGCCCCTGGTAGCGTCAAAAACGCGCACGTCGCGGTGCGGGCCATGGAAATTTTCGCAATATTCATCAATGATTTCAAAGCGAAGGAAAATATTTCCAGACTCCAGAGGTACTTCCAGTGCCATAAGATGACTGGCTTCCATCTCGAAAAGCACCTGGATGATGTAGCACAGGCGGGCAGGGGTGATGTGGTTCGACACCTGAAACCGCCGCCAAATCTTTGGCGTGAAATCCGATAGTTCTGCGTAAAACTGATAAATAGGATGGGAGGCCATTGCGCTTCATCTCCTTAAGAATTCTGTCGTTTTCCCTGCGGACTTTCTTTACTGTTAGGAGCATACCTCAGCATTCTCAGGATCTTGAAAGCTGAAAAACCGTTGTAACGACCGTAAAAATTGTGACAGGAAGGCCCCTGTTTCGTAAAATTGTTGTCGAGCGAGAAAACAAAACTTCAAAGCAGGAGGCCTTCCTATGAACCGATATTATACGCTGGCTGCGAGTTCAAGCA includes:
- a CDS encoding plasmid pRiA4b ORF-3 family protein: MASHPIYQFYAELSDFTPKIWRRFQVSNHITPARLCYIIQVLFEMEASHLMALEVPLESGNIFLRFEIIDEYCENFHGPHRDVRVFDATRGNLRQLGLEVGSRLNFNYDFGDDWWVMLTLEKILKDKDLPTRELPRILNGAGHGIVEDCGGPGGLAKLARAFGKKKGADYKQYSSWLGIKDLDINSFDLDDMNFRLKKIPRIYKQVYEDHLIPTKRSCDLIDRKYLGKSQQ
- the cas3 gene encoding CRISPR-associated helicase Cas3', which produces MEFPDSVRGFWGKSDRNDPSRTHPLLAHSADVSAVVEALLGLPVYRRIFKAICGVELDNTTSARFSVFAGLHDVGKTTAGFQAKNRGGSRTHGHIMPMGALCDEGFRKNFLEIFPWLSEWGESASDFLTCTFGHHGSFPSTIDEACGSDVIAAQRVKLWKEKLPSGLSPLDGLKSLADHFEIWLPDAFIKSAPALPEMEPVQHLFTGLLIMADWIGSDEQFFPYTDPDESLESYFDKARERAAKSLRIMRLNVERQRSQAVFPQTFYEQFQYEPLPAQAVIENLKLDSGGSLVILEAETGSGKTECALRHFLRLFEAGMVDSLYFANPLRFAATQLQKRVARNMETVFGEGEMPTVLAVPGYLVVDDREGMRLPGFSVLWPDDCDARRNWAAEHPKRYMCAPCAVGTIDQALLSVLKAPHSHLRAAALARSLLVIDEVHASDHFMARIIESLVELFAICGGHVLMMSATLGGVARERFLHIFRTKKAIGRFPIPEEEDCITTPYPLISSTVSGPAVPASAGREKKVEIELLPILTLPEKVASAAIQAAEAGACVLVLRNSVAPAIETLKELEKHSMNNKGLIFSVEGSLTLHHARFAPVDRSRLDQEIEHIFGKKGKGRRPCVIVATQTLEQSLDVDFDLLITDLCPSDVLLQRIGRLFRHERARPPSFQSPRCIVLVPEGGKEWLLKRGASRHQFGEERAYEDERSVAATWELLEERIAADGILRIPDMNRLFVEKSTHPSILSSLAKRLGPEWEEVTVKVAGGRGAKRQLAAHDIITWTKGYSADSVASADDQKIATRLGINDARVFFLNPLPGPFSLSVDRMTIPGWMLQGKDLSELDEGVEACPIEGGFGFTVCGEDFIYSRYGLEGS